The Clostridiales bacterium genomic sequence GAAGATAGGCTTTATCGTATTCCAGGTGCGGAAGCTCGTAATATAATTGATAAATCTCGCTTGATTTTTCGGTGGTATTCGGCGCGTTATGATAGTCTCCGAAATCGACGATCAATTTAGAGCCGTCTAATCGCGTTACTACCGTCAAACCCAACGCCGCGGCTTGGTTTTTAACCGTCAACTCCGAGCCTATCACGCCGCGCGACAAATAGCATTCGGCGTGCTTCGAGCCGCACGCGTACACCTCGCGCACCCACCGTTCGAGGTCGGCAGTATCAGATATAAATCCGTTATGAGCGAGCACCGTTTCGTCCAAAAATTTCTGCGCTATGGCGGGATACTGCGTGAACTTAACCTCGGTCTTACCGTCCGCAACAATCTCTATGCGGTACGAAGACGGCTCGGCGGCGCACACCTCTATAATGCCGTCAAGATTAAGCGCGCCTTTCTCGAAGCGGTACGAGTTCTGCGCGTCAGACCTATCTATATTAACTCGGCTTCCGTCGGGACAGAAAACGGACGCGCGCACGATATATCCGTTATCTCGCCACTTTAAGTATACGCTGTCCTCCTCGTCGAACACAACTTCGCCCGTCGGCGCGCGCCCGCCCGATGCGGTTATCTTTACACTTTTCTCCTTGCCGAAATTACGCGACAGCCCGTTAACTTTGAGCGTCACCTCGTACTCGCCCGCGTTCTCCGGCGTGAACGAAAAGATTCTTTTATCGCCGCACACCTCGCCGTTCACCATCCACTCGTATACCGAGGGATAGTTGCTCGGCGCTACGAATTCGCGCGCAGTAAAGATCACGGGCGAAAAATTGCCGTCGGTCTGACTGAGAACACCCGAAACGGCCGCGTCGACAAACGACGGATAATACATCGCCACACGCTTGCTTTCTGTAATGCCGTCGGCAGAAGCCTCTACCGTGTATTCGCCGTAACCTTTGGGCGTAAACTCGAATGTTTCACCGCTACCCGCCGCCTTGTCGTCAACCGTCCATTCTATTACGGTATCGGGGTCGGGTCCGTCTACATACGCCCTAAACGTAACGGGCTTCGGCTTTTCGGTAAGCGGGTCGACCGTTTGGTATTGATCGGTCACTTCGACGGACAAGCTGCTGCTCTGCATATACCCGACCGAAACGCTCAGTGTTACGCAGTTATCATAGGCGTAAATATCGACCGTGGTCTCGCCCTTTTTGCGCGCGGTCAAGCGATTGCCGCTAACCGACGCTATATCCTCGTCGTTTGAAAAAACGGTTATATCTTTATCGGCGTTAAAGTCCGAAAACGAAACGTACGGGAGCAAGTCTCGACTTTCGCCCACCGTCATAAAAACACTCTCGCAATTGAGCGAAATGCAAATCTCCTCGTCGCACCCCGTTAAAGTAAAAACGGACAGAGCGAATATGAAAGCGACGGCAAAGAGCCTTGCCAACCGCTTTACAATAGAAGAAGTGAATAGTTTCACAATTATATTATATCAGTTTATGCCGAATAAATCAAGTCTTTGGCGACAACGACTGCTCTTACGTCAAGCCTAACGCCGTTTTTCTATCATTTTACGCCATACCTCGACATAAAATAACGGTATGAAATCAATGGTTAAGGCGGTTTTCACGCTGACCGCGTTCACGTTCGTGGAACGCACGCTCGGCTTTTTATTCAAAATCTACCTGTCGCGGCAGATAGGCGCTGTCGGCATGGGTATCTACTCGGTGGCGACGTCGTTTTTTTTCGTCCTGCTCACACTCATGACCTCGGGCATTCCGCTTGTAGTAAGCAAGCTGACCGCCAAAGATAAATCGCTGGGCGGCAGTCTTTGCTCGGCGGCGCTCATTTTCGAGCTCATTATATCGCTCGTCGTGTGCGGTATCGTTTTGATATTCCAAAAACCGATAGGCGCGCTTTTCGCCGACAGCCAATCCATGACGCTCGTTATAATCATGCTGCCCGCGCTTGTGTTTTCTGGCGTATACTCGGCGTTCCGCGGCGTGCTTTGGGGCGAAAAGAAATTCACCTCGGTAAGCGTAGTCGAGTTGATAGAGCAGGTAGCGCGCATAGTGTGCTGCGTTGCGCTGTTCAGCCTGTTTAAGAACAAAATAAACGCAGTAGCCCTATCCATGTCGGTGGCGTGCTTCGTGTCCGCGCTCGCCTGCGTTATATTCTACTTCTGCGGCAAGCGGAAGCTTAAAAGCCCCAAATCTACACTAAAACCGCTCATAACGACATCGCTGCCCATAACGCTGTCGCGCACGACTTCGAGCGTGAATAACTACATAATAGCGATCGCAATACCGTTTTTACTCATGACGAGCGGGCTCAACACCGAGCAATCGATGTACGTTTTCGGCTCGTGCGTGGGCATGGCGTTGCCGCTACTGTATCTTCCCATAACGGTGGTCGGCTCGCTCGCGTTCGTCATGATCCCCACCCTTTCGGAAGCGTACGCCAAGGGCGATAAAAAGAGCACCTGCCGCCAGATAGAGAGCGCGCTTTCGTTCTCGGTGATCGTCGCGGCGATAGTCCTGCCCGTGTATATCGCGCTCGGCGGGCCGCTCGGCACGTTCATTTACAACAATACCGACGCAGGCATATTCCTGAGAAAATCGGCGTGGCTGCTCTTGCCGCTGTCGTTCGAGAACATAGCGTCGTCCATGCTCAACTCGCTCGACCTCGAAAAGAAATCGCTCATAAACTACCTTATCGGCGCGGTGGTCATGTATATAATTTGCTTCGCGTTCTATTCGCGCTTCAATATGGACGTATTCATGGCGGCGTTCGGCGTAAGCCTTATCACCTCGGCGACTCTCGACGTGATAGACATAAAACGCCGCACGGGCATGAAGCTGACCTTCTTCAAGCCGCTTCTTATTTGCGTGGCGGGCGCGTACCCCGCATGGCTGTTCACGCGCTACGTTTATAACATTATCCCCGGTAACGTTTTGCCGATAATAGTTTCCGGCATAGGTGGCGTGTGCTTCGCCGCGCTCGTTGCGGTCATATTCGGCGCGATCGACTTCGACGTGAATATAAACAAGAAGAAAAAACGGCACAACCCTAAATTTAAAAAGTTAGGAAAAATTAAAAAAGCTCAGTCTTAAAGACTTTACTTTACATATCTTGTATGCTATAATGAAATTAATAAAATAAGGGTGAAGGTTGGGAGAAATACGCAAAGATTGCGTCGGCGTTTTACACGGTAAAAAGGCGTTTCGACGAAGTCGTAGCAGCGCTACGGCGAGGAGAAACAACGCATTTATCCGTGCAAAACGGTAGCAAGATTGCGCATTTCGGACAACGTTCACCCGTAATAAAAGGAGAAGCCCGACATTGATCAACGATCAACAGGAAATTGCGACTCCGGACATAAGAAAAAAGTCTAACGTCCGTTCGCAGCAAATCAAGTTTGGAACGACAAAATGGCTCACGTACACGGCGGTATTCGCCGCGCTTTCTCTCGTGATGAAATTTATCGGTCAATTTCTCACGCTGACGCCCAACTTTAAGATAACGCCTATTTACGTGGTATGGCTTATCTCCGCCGCAGTGCTCGGTCCCGTCGGCGGCGGGATCGTCTGCTTCGTGTCCGACGTTCTCGGCGCGATCATATTCCCTATGGGCGCGCTCAATCCTTTACTGACGCTCGGCTGCACATTATACGGCGTGATCGCAGGGCTATGCTTTAAGTATTTCCCCGTAAAAAACTACATCGCAAAGTTTTTGTTTGCGGGGATAGCATGTACCTTGCTTATTACCCTCTTATTCGACTCGTTTGCGATATGGTGGTGGTGTCGATACTACTTGCATCTCAAATCATATCTCGAAAAGGGGTTTTGGGTATACGTAGGGGCGTCGCGCGTACTGCAACTCGCGGTCGGCGCGATAAACATAGTCGTCACCGTAATGATGATACCGTTACTGACCAAACTGCGGTTATTACCGCCGCTCAATAAAAAAGCAAAAAGCACGGAGGAACACGACCATGCCTAATATCTCGGTAAAAATGCTTGCGGGAAGAACGCAGGCGCAAAAGGAAAAGCTTGCCCGCGATCTCGTAGAGGTATTGTCGCGCGATCTCGGCGCAGACAAACATTGGATCACCTGCACTATCGAGGACTACGACGCCGAGGAGTGGCAGGAAGTTTTCAAAACCGAAATCGCCGATAAGCCCGACGAAGTCGTTTTCAAAAAACCCGAGTACGACCCGAAAGTGCTTTTATAATTCGTAACTTCTAATTTCTTCGTATATTTTAAAGTACATTTTTTGCACTTGCGAATATTCTATCTCGCGCACGATCTCGCCTGTGTCGGGGTCTTTTTCCGGTTCGCCCGTATCCGGATTGATAGGCGTAACGACTTCGCCTTTATTACCGTTGTCGTAGCTGCCGGTGCCGTTTTCCGCACCGTTGGATTTAAGATAAAGGTTATTAAAGAACTCGGCGATCTGCCCTATTATATCGGGCTGCGAATTCCAATACGCATTTGCGTACCTGCGTTCTTTGGCCACGAGCGGGCTTATTTGTACACCCAATTCGTTAAAGCTCTGCCAGTCGCCCGCGAGCGAAAGCGCAGATAACAAGTTATCGAAAGAAGCGTAATACCCACAATACCGCAAGTAATCGTTCTCGGACGAAACAAGAATATACCGCGCCAAAAGGTTGGCATCCCCCTCGCGCTGAACACCCTTGGTATGCGCAAGCTCGTGCGCGAGCGTAGAGGTTATCGTAGTGGGCGGCGCGGCAACATTGAGCGTCGCTTCGCCAAACGGTAAGAACGTTACACCCGTTATGAGCATATCGGATAAAAACCAGCTGTTTACGACAGGCTTGGCCGTAGGCGTATATTTCGCAAAATACCCGTTAAAGAAAGGCGCGTCGAGCCGCTTATACTCTTCCACCATAATATCGGCAAGCTCCCCGAACGCATACGGGCAAACAACGCAACCGTTTTCATCGCGTTCCAAGCTATTCGCAAGCCTATTATAATCGGCTAAAAAGTATTCGACTACTTTTCGAGCTTGCGACGCCGTGTATTTGTTTTCGGTTTGCGGCACGGGCATTTCGGCGCGGTAGTACCCGAACCCCATAGACATTATATATAAATTGAGTAAGTACGCGCCAAACGTAGCGATAACTACTAAGCCCACCGCTATTCTCTTAAACCTACCCTTGCATAAATTAATAAACACTCTTACCAATAAGAACACGCCGAGCATTATTCCCGATACGATCAACAATTCGAGCACCGAGCACGGCAAAAAGCTCGTCAAATGCCCTGTAAAGCTTTCCCAACCCGCTTGGATATGAGTAGTCCAAAATTCGGCAACGCGTGGGTCTTTGCGCACATCGAGCATTACAATGAGTGGAATAAGAAGAACACATAACGCTATTCCCCATCCGACAAAAAACTTGCCTATCGGTCGGCGCACGATCTCTGCGCGGTAGCCGTCTGCACAGTAAACACGCCGCGAAAACTTTTCGGGGCGAAGCTCGGGCTTATTGGGTCTTAAAAAAAGCGTTCTCACTATACGGTTATTTTACACTACCCCGATAAAAATGTCAATATCGGTTTAATCTGATTTTAATCTTTCTGTAATCTATTTCTTATTTACGGTCAGTATAATAATTGTGTATTGACAAACAGTACCGAGTTTGATATAATTAGTTTTGATAATTTCGATTATCAAAAAAGGAGACGTGCAATGTGGTGGAATAGTATGTCGGCGTTTCAGCAAGCAGCGTTCATTATTGCGTGTGCCGCGACCGCGGTGCTTATAGTGCAAATAATACTCATGCTTGTGGGCGGCAGCAACGACGCGGACGTAACGGGCGGAGGCGGTCTTACCGACGGCGATATCGGCGGTGGCGGACTTACCGACGGCGATATTTCGGGTGGTGGTCTTACCGACGCAGACGTATCGTCGGGCGGAGGCAGTATGCTCGACTTCGACGTTCCGAGCGGAAGCGTTACTGACGGAAGCGACGGAATGAGCGACGGCGGCGGTGACGGAACCGACAGCGAAGTTTCGGGCGGCGGTATCGCAGCGTTTGGCTTGCGCCTTTTAAGCCTTAGGTCGATAATAGCCTTCGCGGCAGTCGGCGGCTGGCTCGCTTACACGCTTTGCTATTTTATGGGCTGGTACGTAGCTCTGCCGGTTGCGCTCGTTTGCGGGTTCGCGGCGGCGTGCGGTATGGCAGGCGCGATAATCGGCATGGAAAAGATGCAAAGTAGCGGCAACCTCAATCCGCAAAACGCGGTCGGCACGATAGGCACGGTATACCTGACCGTTCCCCCGTCACGCAGTGGCTACGGCAAGATAAACATCCTTATTCAGGAGCGCTATGCCGAGTACCAAGCCGTTACCGACAGCACCGAGCCGCTGCCCACAGCGTCCGAAATCAAAGTCGTCAAGCATATCGGCGCCAATATACTTCTTGTCGAAAAGTACAAAAAACCGTCGATAACGATTGAAAAAAACTAACGTAAATTTCCGGTTGATAACATACAAACTCTAATCACAGTCAAAAATACACAAAAGGAGTGTTAAAATTATGCAAACCTGTTTCTCTTCCCTCTCCGGTGGCGCAGTAGGCGGCATTGTCGCCGTTGTGGTAGTCGCGGTACTGCTCATAATACTGCTCATCGCAACCGTCGCGGCGCGGTATAAAAAATGCCCGTCCGACAAAGTCATGGTCATATACGGTAAAGTCGGCAAAGCCTCCGACGGCACGGCACGCTCTGCCAAGTGTATCCACGGTGGCGCGGCATTTATATGGCCGTTCATCCAGTCGTACAGCTTCCTCGACCTCACCCCCATATCCATTCAGGTCGACCTTAAAAACGCGCTGTCGCGCCAGAACATTCGTGTAGACGTTCCGTCGCGCTTCACCGTCGGTATCTCGACGGAAAACGGCGTTATGCAAAACGCCGCCGAGCGTTTGCGCTCCCTTCCTCTCAACGAAATTCAACGCCTTGCCGAAGATATCATATTCGGTCAGCTCCGTTTGATCATCGCGACCATGAATATCGAGGAAATCAACACCGACCGCGACAAGTTCCTCGAAGCGGTTTCCATCAACGTCGAGGGCGAGCTTAAAAAGATCGGTCTTCGCCTTATCAACGTTAACGTAACCGATATCAACGACGAGTCCGGCTATATAGACGCGCTCGGTAAGGAAGCCGCCGCCAAGGTTATCAACGACGCTAAAAAATCGGTTGCCGAAAAGAACCGCGACGGTTCGATCGGCGAAGCAAACGCCAACAAGGACGAACGTATCCAAGTCGCCGCCGCCAATTCCGAGGCTATCGACGGCGAGAACAAATCCAAAGTTTTGGTCAGTCAATCCAACGCCCGACTTCGCGAAGCGGAAGCGGAAGCCAACCGCGTAGCGCAATCGGCCGAGTTCATTGCTCAAGCGAAAGCCAACGAGGAAGCGTATAAAGCCGAACAGCAAGCCGAGTTGGAACGTGCCAAGCGCGAACGCGCAACGCTCGAAGCTGACGTTCTCGTAAACGCCGAAATCCAAAAACGCAAAGCGGAAATCGAAGCGGAAGCCGAAGCCGAACGCATTCGCCGCAGAGCACAAGGTGAAGCGGACGCCGCCTACGCCAAGAAAGTTGCAGAAGCTAAGGGTCAACTCGAAATACTCACCAAGCAAGCCGAAGGTTTCGGAAAGATCATCGAAAAATCGGGTGGTAAGAGCGACGACGCAGTCAAAATGCTTATCGCCGACAAGATTCAAAACCTCGTCGCCATGCAGGTCGACGCAATCAAGAACCTCAAAATCGACAAGGTCACCGTTTGGGACAGCATGAAAGACGGTCAGCCGACGACGGCAAACTTCCTTTCGGGTATGCTCGGCGCAGTTCCGCCGCTTAACGAGCTGTTCAAGATGAACGGCATGGAGCTCCCCACTTACCTCGGCAAAGTCGCAGACGATCAAGCGACCGAACCCACCGAAGTAAAAGAGCCCACCAAAAAGTCTTACACCAAAAAACCCAAAACCGAGTAGTTACTTCTTTAGACAAAGAAGTAACCAAGAAACCTTTACGTTAATATACAAAAACGCCCGTTCAATAGAGCGGGCGTTTTTATTTGCTTTTATTGTTTGATGATCAAACGAATTTCAGCTTAACACTGTTGTTCGTACCGCTTAGTTCGATAAGCTTATCGGTAGTGCCCGTGCGGTCGTGCGGCATATTGCGCCCGTCCGTTCTTACGGTATACTCGCTCTCGTTACCTACTATCTCGATATACGCGCCAAGATTGACCGTATCGATCGACAGCTTATCGAGCGTGACCTTTTTAAGATCGCAATCGGTATTCGTGCCGTCGATCACGAACGACTTAAATTCGCTGTTCTCAGACGTAATATCGAGGTTGGTCGCGTCCACAAACAAATCTTGTATTTTACAATCTTCAATATCTATATTTGCGTTTACGGTGTTCACAGACGTACTGTCTGCGGTTAGCCTATCGAACTCACAGTGCGTGTTCTTGCCTACTATAGTCAGCTCGCCCACCCTGCAATCTTTAAACTCGATATCACCGTTAGTAACGTCAATATTGAGCTTGCCGAACTCGACGTTCGTAAAACCGATATTTGCGTTGGTACTGTTTATCGAAAACTCGTCAAAGCTTACGCCATCGAAAGAAATATCGCCGTTTAAGCCGTTTATTTCGAATGTAACGCCCGAAACGACTGTCAGGGCAAACTTATGCGAGTGCCTGCCGAAGTCGAATATACCGCTCTTAAACGGGTTATATTTGTACTTTTCCACTACGGACAGCACGCCGTTATTCTCCTCTACGAAAACCTCGGAATTGTCCGCTTCGTAGTAGTCGAGCGCCACGCTGTCGCCCTTCGTCACCGTCAGAGGAAAGGACGAAAG encodes the following:
- a CDS encoding folate family ECF transporter S component — translated: MINDQQEIATPDIRKKSNVRSQQIKFGTTKWLTYTAVFAALSLVMKFIGQFLTLTPNFKITPIYVVWLISAAVLGPVGGGIVCFVSDVLGAIIFPMGALNPLLTLGCTLYGVIAGLCFKYFPVKNYIAKFLFAGIACTLLITLLFDSFAIWWWCRYYLHLKSYLEKGFWVYVGASRVLQLAVGAINIVVTVMMIPLLTKLRLLPPLNKKAKSTEEHDHA
- a CDS encoding flotillin family protein encodes the protein MQTCFSSLSGGAVGGIVAVVVVAVLLIILLIATVAARYKKCPSDKVMVIYGKVGKASDGTARSAKCIHGGAAFIWPFIQSYSFLDLTPISIQVDLKNALSRQNIRVDVPSRFTVGISTENGVMQNAAERLRSLPLNEIQRLAEDIIFGQLRLIIATMNIEEINTDRDKFLEAVSINVEGELKKIGLRLINVNVTDINDESGYIDALGKEAAAKVINDAKKSVAEKNRDGSIGEANANKDERIQVAAANSEAIDGENKSKVLVSQSNARLREAEAEANRVAQSAEFIAQAKANEEAYKAEQQAELERAKRERATLEADVLVNAEIQKRKAEIEAEAEAERIRRRAQGEADAAYAKKVAEAKGQLEILTKQAEGFGKIIEKSGGKSDDAVKMLIADKIQNLVAMQVDAIKNLKIDKVTVWDSMKDGQPTTANFLSGMLGAVPPLNELFKMNGMELPTYLGKVADDQATEPTEVKEPTKKSYTKKPKTE
- a CDS encoding 4-oxalocrotonate tautomerase; this translates as MPNISVKMLAGRTQAQKEKLARDLVEVLSRDLGADKHWITCTIEDYDAEEWQEVFKTEIADKPDEVVFKKPEYDPKVLL
- a CDS encoding DUF3810 domain-containing protein, coding for MRTLFLRPNKPELRPEKFSRRVYCADGYRAEIVRRPIGKFFVGWGIALCVLLIPLIVMLDVRKDPRVAEFWTTHIQAGWESFTGHLTSFLPCSVLELLIVSGIMLGVFLLVRVFINLCKGRFKRIAVGLVVIATFGAYLLNLYIMSMGFGYYRAEMPVPQTENKYTASQARKVVEYFLADYNRLANSLERDENGCVVCPYAFGELADIMVEEYKRLDAPFFNGYFAKYTPTAKPVVNSWFLSDMLITGVTFLPFGEATLNVAAPPTTITSTLAHELAHTKGVQREGDANLLARYILVSSENDYLRYCGYYASFDNLLSALSLAGDWQSFNELGVQISPLVAKERRYANAYWNSQPDIIGQIAEFFNNLYLKSNGAENGTGSYDNGNKGEVVTPINPDTGEPEKDPDTGEIVREIEYSQVQKMYFKIYEEIRSYEL
- a CDS encoding DUF4097 domain-containing protein encodes the protein MKRTGKILAVGVAALLAGVIVWIVGMSIIDWDFTRLDSTTYTAQSYECEDEIKSISVNLSSFPLTVTKGDSVALDYYEADNSEVFVEENNGVLSVVEKYKYNPFKSGIFDFGRHSHKFALTVVSGVTFEINGLNGDISFDGVSFDEFSINSTNANIGFTNVEFGKLNIDVTNGDIEFKDCRVGELTIVGKNTHCEFDRLTADSTSVNTVNANIDIEDCKIQDLFVDATNLDITSENSEFKSFVIDGTNTDCDLKKVTLDKLSIDTVNLGAYIEIVGNESEYTVRTDGRNMPHDRTGTTDKLIELSGTNNSVKLKFV
- a CDS encoding oligosaccharide flippase family protein; translation: MKSMVKAVFTLTAFTFVERTLGFLFKIYLSRQIGAVGMGIYSVATSFFFVLLTLMTSGIPLVVSKLTAKDKSLGGSLCSAALIFELIISLVVCGIVLIFQKPIGALFADSQSMTLVIIMLPALVFSGVYSAFRGVLWGEKKFTSVSVVELIEQVARIVCCVALFSLFKNKINAVALSMSVACFVSALACVIFYFCGKRKLKSPKSTLKPLITTSLPITLSRTTSSVNNYIIAIAIPFLLMTSGLNTEQSMYVFGSCVGMALPLLYLPITVVGSLAFVMIPTLSEAYAKGDKKSTCRQIESALSFSVIVAAIVLPVYIALGGPLGTFIYNNTDAGIFLRKSAWLLLPLSFENIASSMLNSLDLEKKSLINYLIGAVVMYIICFAFYSRFNMDVFMAAFGVSLITSATLDVIDIKRRTGMKLTFFKPLLICVAGAYPAWLFTRYVYNIIPGNVLPIIVSGIGGVCFAALVAVIFGAIDFDVNINKKKKRHNPKFKKLGKIKKAQS